The sequence ATGGCGTGGTTGAGTGTTTTGGATGTGTATATCCATGTCTTTAGTTAAATTTGCAAAGGTTTCAGtcattatgtctttgaatattctctctgctcctttctctcttaccTCTGGGATTCCTACTGTTCATaaattggtatgcttgatggtgtcccacaggttcctccggctctgttcattttcttcattcttctcagGCTCAATGATTTCAATTatgttatcttcaagttctctgattctttcttttgccagttccaatctgatgttgaatccctctagggaattttaatttctgttactgtgattttcaactgtttgattccttttcataatttctatatcttcatattttctttgtgttcatctattttttccctgatttcctttagttctttgtctgtgtttcctttagctctttgagcatatttaggaccattttttaagtctttgtctggaatgtcctaTGTCTgatcctcactgatggtttctaatgctttaatctcctttgcctgggccatcatttcctgttactttttttttcctgttactttttatgttttgcaatcttttgctgaaacctggacattttgatattttagtttgttattgctggaatttataccttgaggcatctgttccttaagcttgtatccagctagtgttagaACTTTCCTTGACTCATCAGTAGGACagtaccttctctgaaaaaagaccgatggcatctggggttccttggtcacatgggaaggcacatggctggagtctgctgggcctctcctggggttagcttctagTTTCtattgcattctccaaaatgtctctgggcttctgtcttagcttctccctctcagctcctgcgtgtccttgcttgtttctcccagtgcgtttctctctaagcacctctggggtcctctcttagcttctctggggcaaactctggatttcatctcttagcttctttcctggttctggtttcaatggctgtctccaaaatatctctgggtgttttctcacTAAGTGTTTCTGGgttcttacttagcttctctgggggcaaactctgggcttcacctcttagttTAGcctctccaaatatccttctgtctgcatctgtaagcatctgggtctgtgatCGCTccgagctctcttaaggactccagtaaaccaattaagacccaccttgaatgggtggggtcacatctccatggaaacggcctaatcaaaagatcccacccccacggtaggtctgcccccacaagattggatgaaagaacatggcttttctgggatacataatagattcatACCAGCACATTACTCATTATGAATTTTATATCATTTCATCTTTCATTAAGGAAATTCTgactcattttttaattaggctTTTATCTCTGCTTGCCCTTTGTTTATAATTTAAATCAAGAGAATTTTTGTCTCACCCAACTAATGTGAGTTTATAGTTCTGTTTCTTCAGATAAGACAGGTATTTTGTCACACCAACAGTTGTTGCATgagtatgaaaatataaatgtttgttaaaatgcaTAGATATATGTTGTATTTGAGTTTGGGGGTAAGCAATGAACTGTATAAGTATTTTAAGAAATCAAATGTTTAACTATAGTATCTTATTTTACATTAGGAGTTGGAACAAAAATTGACCCCACTTTGTGCCGGGCTGACAGAATGGTGGGACAGGTGCTTGGTGCCGTTGGAGCTCTACCTGAGATCTTCACAGAACTGgaaatttcctatttccttcttAGACGGCTTCTAGGTGTCCGCACTGAAGGAGATAAGAAAGCAGCAAAGGTAAATGCTTTTTATAATTCCTGTTTCAAAAAAAGGGATAAATAGTGATATTACAGCcacttttcacttttattcttttatggtCAATGTGAgattaagaaaaaagagacagtGAATAACTTCTATATCAGTGTTCataacagtattattcataatagccaaaaggtggaaacaatctaagtgtccatcgacagatgaattgataaaatatatacagtggaatattattcagccgttaaaaggaatgaagttctgacatatGTTACAGTGTGGATGACccttaaaaattatgctaaatgaaatgtcaaatgccacaaaaggacaaatatgattCTAGTTTTATgaaattagaggttaccagggactggggaagggagaatggggagtgattgcttaatgggtacacagattctgtttgaggtaatgaAGAAgttttggaattagatagtgtgatggtagcacatattgtgaatgtaattaatgccactgaatttcacacttaaaaatggttaaattggcaacttttatgtcatatatattttaccacaataacatttttaaaagttgaataaATTTTACTTCCTGAAAATTGAAAACCTCTGCATGGCAAATAGtaaaaaaattagggaaaaaGTATTTGTGTCACACATGACAAAGATGTAATATTCCTTATGTACATGTGCCTTTTAAGAGACTCAGTATGATTACTCAATATGATTGGCAAAGATGGAATTTGCTGATACCCTCTTAGCAAGAATGAAGGGAAATAATCAGTCATATGTTTgttgaaaaatgtaaattggtagcacttttggggagacatatttggtgatatttatcaGCATTTAAAAGATAGCCCTGTTCCAGCACatttcactgcagcattatttttttttttatttttttttttttttttatggtcaaaaagcttatatttagaatttgccagctggactgtttagatgatcccaattttgttggcaacatccaaagcatcatagtcaggagccagtcgaacatatgccttcttctctccatcaggcCTGATCAGGGTGTTGACCTTTGCCACGTCAATATCATAGAGCTTCTTCACAGCCTGTTTGATCTGGTGCTTGTTGGCCTTGACATCCACAATGAACACAAGTGTGTTGTTGTCTTCAATCTTCTTCATGGCTGACTCAGTGGTCAGGGGGAACTTGATGATGGCATAGTGGtcaagcttgtttctcctgggggcgCTCTTCCgaggatatttgggctgtcttctgagaCGCAGAGTCTTGGGCCGCCGGAATGTAGGTGAAGTGcggatcttctttttcttgtggctGTGGACacctttcagtactgccttcttggctttcaaagcctttgctttggcttcggttttgggaggggcaggggcttccttctTCGCTTTCGGCGCCATCTTCGTGAAAAgtagcattattttttaatagcaaaaacaTTTATGGGAATATTCATTCAGTGTGGAAATGTGCcacttaaaaaagaatgaggtaggCTAAATATATTGACATAGATCTCCAAGATGCATTAtactaggaaagagaaaaaagtggtAGAAAAGTTATTGAATTATTACCTGTTTTAATACTGAACTTGGTAATTACAAAGTTATAAGAGTCTCGTGAGAAATTCAGACAGCACAAAGTGCCACAGTAAATAAATCTATGTAATACCCACCCTCAATTAAAATTCTGTTCCCCAGTTTTCCTTCAGGTCTTACTAATGTTTAACTTGATGCACCAGGCAAAAGTTAATTTTATGAAAAAGCTATAAGGAAAGAAATCATTTTAAGAAATCATTTATAAGCATGTGTGAGTCACATGCTTGTAAAACTGACATGTTTATTATGTTTTTCAGAATTCCTTTAATAAAGACTTTTTTCTCATTATCTGACTTTTAATAAAGACATGAAGCCATTAAAAACAATCATCTGAGTTTGGGAATTAGGCTTTAAAGTGGGAGAAAATAGCAATAACGGGAATAGTAGCTAATAATTCActtagtcctcacaacaaccaTGTGTGCTAGGTGTTACCCAATTTTCCAAAGGCTCAGAGAGTTTCTGTAACCAGCTTAGGGTACAGGAGTGGAATTGGATCTCCAGAACCCACACTGTTAACTCTTATTAattgttctccttttttttttttttttattaaattcaattttattgaaatacattcacacaccatacaatcatccatgatatacaatccactgtccacagtatgataacatagttatgcgttcatcaccacaatctatctctgaacattttccttacatcagaaagaaccagaacaagaataaaaaataaaagtgaaaaaagaacacccaaatcatccccccatcccaccccatttgtcctttagtttttatccccattcctccactcatccatacactagataaagggggtgtgatccaccaggtcttcacaatcacactgtcaccccttgtaatctacattattatataattgtcttcaggagtccagactgctgggttggagtttggtagtttcaggtatttacttctagctattccaatacattaaagcctaagaggagttatctatatagtgcataagaatgtccatcagagtgacctctcgactccatttggaatctctcagccactgaaactatttcgtctcattttgcatcccccttttggtcaagaagatactctcagtcccacgatgccgggtccacattcatccccgggagtcatactctgcgttgccagggagatttacacccctgggagtcgggtcccacgtagtggggagggcagcgagttcacctgtcgagatggctcagttagagagagagagggccacatctgagcaacaaagaggtactcagggggagactcttaggcaccattacatacaagtttagactctcctttgtggtaatgagcttcataagggcaagtcccatgctcgagggctcagcacatcaaactgccagtcccaatgtttgtgacaacatcaacacccgtccaggtgaggatgtccaacacatccgcaccttcccccagatccttggggctggggagggggaggctgtaaatatattttttattatctgcccaaattactctaggatgtgtcactatttcactccagcctacactaacctaccgtatctcacttcctattcaaagttccatgcaattgtggtatttgaacaaatcgactgtagagttgtaccgtttagaaaatttagatcctgtaccaaatagatatctattcccttggtctcatatgaaagttgaagttttaaaacacaatcattttcaacctttatcctttggcctggcttgccctggtcttaaccagacctgcttcattcatatcactaattgaagtctgggctctttttcagcttttttttttttgacagtggctgtatgcactaatactgacattcatatctgccgagctctagctctgagtttcaggtgtctcagagatacacattgttccagagaccaatcaggttatacgctaggggatcagcatctccaagtttagagataggccttacaattcagggatagagttaactgctgtaagagcttacaatctagggactattacaattattgtgtccacgttatgttctgagattcaattctgagtttacacattgtagttagtccatattggtgaggcatcatccctctcaccatgttttctccaacacttttactcctgtatatatattttcctacaattttatagagttatattcacataccatacatttatccacagtgtacaatcagttgttcatggtatcatcataaagttgtacatttatcaccgcaatcagcacttgaacatactgattactataagaaaaattgttttgtttttttttttttttttttagcaataagaaaaaatgataagaagaaaaataacatgtcatacaatacaatatactactaaggacagcaaataacaccactaccaagaatcccatattactcccctatatccccctctcatatacatttagcattggcatattgcctttgttacatttaatggaggtatattacaatgttactgttgaccatagactccagtttgctttgattatgttttttcctgaataccatccctttttcaaatttctacatggttgacattcatttgctttcccacatgcaaaaacatttttatatttgtatatttagtaacagtcattggccactccagtttttgccacgttatacagtcccagtctttatcatctatctttacctctggtgtcatacattctcctatcccacctctttcagctttactcacaggcatctttgttcagtgtacttacaataccgtgctaccatcacacagtattatgctatctatttctggatctatgcaatcaatcctaaacattctgtagtccttcagcatcaaatggctggtctctgccctctttctatctcctggtcgcctgtgttgtcggcttttaactcccaaagtttgttcattaatgtctgttcatattagtaaTTGTTCTCCTTTTGCATAACCCCTTCCCCACAACAGGAATTTTAAGAGCTTCTATACTATAGTTCCTAGTTTATTTCAGAGGTAGCTCTTGTGTAAATTCAGTGGGTGCTAAATAAACCTTGTTTGCCACTTTTAGACTGTATATAGTTCAAATCCCATTACAGTGAATTTCTGtagagttttttttcttttatggttcacttatttccaaaaatatttagtaatttccCACTCATTTTTGGAAAGTATTTGCTTGATTGTggtgtttatttttctccaatttaTTTCCCTAGGTGCAAAAGCTATCTAAGAATGAAGTGCTCATGGTGAACATAGGATCCCTGTCTACAGGAGGAAGAGTTAGTGCAGTCAAGGCTGATTTGGGCAAAATTGTTTTGACTAATCCTGTGTGCACTGAAGTAGGAGAAAAAATAGCCCTTAGCCGAAGAGTTGAGAAACACTGGCGGTAAgtttatttattagctttagcCTCTTTCTAATGAAAAAGATAGTGTTTCCTTGTGGGGTTGAGTTCTTGgtgtgtgcgcgcacacacacacacacacacacgcagacacTTTTCCTTAAATACAATAGTTCTTGTGGCTTTAATACTAATCTGTTTATTTGGATGActttgaaatctttatttctacccCTGATTTGTATTGGCTGCCTTTCACCTCAGGCAACCATGTAAGAACCAGTGAATTTAGTTTCAATATTTCAGCTGTCTttgatgtttaaaaatttttgaattttgaaataatttcaaatttaacagGAAAATTTCAAGAATTGTACAGAGAACCTTCTATACCTTTACCCAGATTCTTTATGTAAATATCATGCCCCTTAACCTGTTAATACTAAagtgtatatttcctaaaaacagagataataaaaaaaagaaaatcaagaaacttAACActgataaaatattgaaatatgcaGTTCATGTTGTAGTTTTATTGCTTGTCTCAATGATGTCCTTTATAGCATTATTGTCCCACCAGTCtaggatcatgcattgcatttagttttcaCGTCTGTCTGATCTCTAATGTAGAGCTTCCTCTGCCTTCTTTGTCAttgataattttaaagaatacagggtagttattttatagaatgtccctcaatttgggtttatctGTTTCCTAaaattagattcaggttatatATGTCCTTAGATTATTATATCCAGAGGCAAATGATAATTAATTGCTCTATATTGGTGAGGGGTTCGATTTGATCATAGTCAACGTGTTGTCCAGTTTCTCTGCTGTATAATTACCCTTTTAACCCTTACAACTAATAAGCAGTCTGTGGGGAGACTCTTTGAGACTCTACGAATAGCCTGCTCCTCATCAAATATCTTAACCTAAACCCCGGATTTAGCATCCACTGTCAGTTCTTGCCTGAATTGAACTTGACTGATGATTACAAAATGGTAATTCTGTTTTTCCAATTCCATCAGTTAACATTTATCATTTGGCATTCTTTGTTCCTCATTATTTActtaactaattataatgtggACTTTTGGAGGTCCTATTTTATTCAATAAGTTATGATCCATTACTGctcttatttattttgatgctcagatTGTCCAAAGTTTGACCAGTGCAGTGCCTTCGagctggctcctgtgtcctttcACATGCCTCCATCagtttttgagcacttccttatgTTCTGTCACAAGATGTTCCAGTCTCACCTTGTATCTTCCCTGCCCCAGTTCTATAATTGGCCGTTTCTCCAAGaaaccctggttccttttagtgggagATAGTATTTAGAAATGAAGATCTACAGGCTTGTTGTCTCATTGCTCCTAGGATGCTATTGCTTCTAGGCCCTTTGGACAGAGCTAAGAAACACGCATACAACTTTGActcctgacttttttttaattgctcttcCCCAGGTTAATGAATGAGtctgtcccttcctttccattctgtGTGACCTCATTGTAGCCCATACCATCTTCATTTCACACTTAAAAATTATTGCAAAAGACTCCTAGTTTGCCTCTTTTTGTTACGTAAAAGTCTAGTCGAAGTTAATTCTCCTAAAACATTGTCATCATGCTGTGTTCAGTAATTTGTAGTAGCTTCTCACTATTTCTATTCAAGAACTTTCTGGCAGTCTGCAATCTGTTTAACCTTTCTTCTTGCTTTGTTTAATATAAACCCTCTAAATTAGCTATTCTGTGTCCTAATTGTCCCTCTAATTTTGCAAACCACCCTTGGCTCTTTATTCTTTCCTACCTCCCTAATTAAGCCTTCCCTTAATATAGTGCTCCATGATGATCTCTCATCACTTTCTGTCTGGAAGATTTATCTGACTTCTTACTCTCTAGTTTAAAGAGAGTTAAACTTTTTGTTGTCTTTTAAGTAAATAATCCTGTTTTGTGGTGATTTATGCCCATTGATTTCCCTCTTCtgtgtgattttaaaataaaggatattttttGTCTGCTCACCAATATTTTAAGGGGATTCTATCCAAATGAAATTTAACTTTGCTTGAAAATTGGGAAATATGTTAAAATTCTTAAAGGAAATAAGGGAGCATCTGAATGATCCTAACATTCCTTATAATTGTGACTTTTTTTAACCCATGTTTACATGTATTTTTCTACAAACTAGTTGAGGTAGCAAGCCAGCCTGTTCCTTAAGTAGAACATACATTGAAAGAGAGAACAGAGCTCCCTCTTCCATTGAGAGTAATCTGCTTATAGACTGTATGTTCCTCTAgttcttctcttatttttctttaccaGCTAAGGTCATGCTAAAGCCATTGTGATCTGTTGAGTTACTATGAAAGGTAGGAAAGCAtttttcaggaagaaaaagatagattagattattattttttattttttattttttttgagtaattagACTGAGGTAGTTTGTGTATCAGCATGGTTCCTTAGGTGGGCCTGAAGAGCTCTTATTTGGTGGTCCTGAAGAGGTAGGTATATTTTGTTAAAGATGAGCATATTTATGGTAGTAACTTTCTGCTGGCTTTTCCTGTCATTTATGCTAGCCAGAGCCCATGTATCTGGTTCTAGGTATCTCAGAAGATAGTGTAGACTCTCTTTATGGAGGAGCCAGGTTATGGGAACAAATTTGAATTTAGAAGAGAGGCAAGTAAAACCAATTACATCATATGATTTAtgtggtaataataataaaatggatgTAAAAgttatgatttcttttatttttattttgcagtttaaTTGGTTGGGGCCAGATAAGAAGAGGAGTGACAATCAAGCCAACAGTAGATGATGACTGAAGAATCCCAGTTAAATACATTTGGGTCAAGTCAGAATTTCTCTTTAACAACCTAGGGgtatattttcaaaaacaatattGGGGAATTAATTTCACAGCTCATTACCTCAGTAGTAGCTGTAAGGTTATTCTCATTATTAGGTGATGAAAATTTAGCCTCTAGTACTCAAATAGGatctaaaataaatgtaaaaattggCATGATGTTGGATTTAATCTACATTTTAGCAGAAATGAATCATTCCCAAATAATGTCTAATTTATACATCAATGCAGGTCTTAAATGAAACTTCGCTACAGTCAGCTTTTGCTGTAGCATATATAGCACTGaacttgtttaaaaataaagtttttcttcttattttttcatGATTCATCTTTGAGTAGTTCCAGGCTTAAAGGAATTTTGCACCAGTAAAAACTTGG is a genomic window of Choloepus didactylus isolate mChoDid1 chromosome X, mChoDid1.pri, whole genome shotgun sequence containing:
- the LOC119523732 gene encoding 60S ribosomal protein L23a-like, with the translated sequence MLLFTKMAPKAKKEAPAPPKTEAKAKALKAKKAVLKGVHSHKKKKIRTSPTFRRPKTLRLRRQPKYPRKSAPRRNKLDHYAIIKFPLTTESAMKKIEDNNTLVFIVDVKANKHQIKQAVKKLYDIDVAKVNTLIRPDGEKKAYVRLAPDYDALDVANKIGII